The Lycium barbarum isolate Lr01 chromosome 4, ASM1917538v2, whole genome shotgun sequence nucleotide sequence TGAAAGAGTGATTGTTGCCCTCAGATCCAAGGTACTCAAAGTTTTATGTGACAACAAAAGGGTACCATCTTTTTCAGTGTTTCTTGTGATTCTTGACACTTTTTCTTTATAATTTCACATGacccttttttccttttttcttcccTTTCTTGTGTTTAAGGACCAATTTACAGGTTGATTCAATTCTTGGTTTTTGAGTAACTGAGTAGATTTTGGGATAAAGAAGAAGAATTTAAAGAAAGTggagaaaatcttaccttttttgtaTTTTTAGGTGAATTTTGTACTAAAAAGGTTGTTGGTGTTTACTACTACTTTTTTTGCTTACCAGATCTGACTAAAAAATTGCCATTTTCAAGAATCAGAGGTTTAATGGGAGCAAGTTAAAGATAGGGCTGATGTTTGATCTTTCTAGGCATGGAAAATGGTGTTGTGAAGTTCATGAGAAGATTATTCTTGATAGAAAAGAAAAGTGATCTTTTAGTAGTTTGACAATGACAGGGTTAGAGGGTAACTTTTACTGCTGTCAAGATAGTGATTTTGATGGAGGAGATGTGTTTGGCGGTTGCTCTGCCATTTAGATTAGGTAACTTGATCTGTCACAACCAAAAAagtatagtaagtcataatatggATGTCACTAGGCTAAAGTCAATGGATGACGCTACAAGTTCGACAGATTCTGGTAATGATGATTGCAAATGTGCTGATTCAGAGAAAGAAGTCAGTATTATTACTGTACCTGAAGAAAGTAGGCTACATATGATATCTGAAAATGAAAATGAGGATGATGAGATCTTATCATTGGATGGTGATCAAATTCTTGATAGTTCATATTCCCTGTCAGTGGTAAGTGATTCCAGTAGTTTATGTGCTGATGATTTTATAAGTTTTGAGGTAGCGTCTGATATAGACGGTCAGAATTTGGTAGATGTCAAACTTATAGCTAATAAGGCTGGAGATCTGGTAGAAAAGCCTCTGGTCAAAGTTGATGAGCAGATTACGGATGGCTCCAGCTCAAAATCATCTGCTGAAGTTGTTGTTCAGCTACCCTCAGCAGTTAGCCGCAGTATTTTTGAAGTGGATTATATACCCCTTTGGGGATTTACATCTGTGTGTGGAAGGAGACCTGAAATGGAAGATGCGCTTGCAACTATTCCTAGGTTCTTGAGAATTCCTTTACCGATGCTAGTTGGCGATCGTGTGCCTGATGGAATTACTAGGTGCTTAAGTCATTTGACAGCGCATTTCTTTGGAGTTTATGACGGCCATGGTGGCTCTCAGGTATCTCTCTCTTTTTGCTTACAAGGTCTCTTAGGTTTGCATGCCTCCTCGTACATATATATTTGATACAAACTTGGGATATTTATTTTCCAGGTGGCAAATTACTGCCGAGATCGAATGCACGCTGTATTGGCTGAGGAGTTGGAAACCATTATGGCGAATATCAATGATGAAAATATTAGGCAAAATATCCAGGACCAATGGAAAAAGGCATTTACCAACTGTTTTCTCAAGGTTGATGATGAGGTTGGAGGGGCGGGGGGAAATCATGAGGCTGTTGCCCCAGAAACTGTAGGGTCCACGTCCGTTGTCGCCATTGTTTGTTCATCGCACATATTAGTAGCAAACTGTGGTGATTCAAGGGCTGTTCTATGCCGTGGGAAAGAACCCATGGCATTGTCAGTGGATCACAAAGTAAGTGAAACAGTTGTTCTGATATGACTTTGATTACCTGTGATGTCACTGACTAATCCTTGTGTGCCAATATTCGTTTTATGTTTTCTTTATTAGCCAAACCGAGAAGATGAATATGCAAGGATTGAAGCAGCTGGAGGGAAGGTTATACAGTGGAATGGGCATCGTGTTTTCGGCGTTCTTGCAATGTCTAGGTCTATTGGTA carries:
- the LOC132635937 gene encoding probable protein phosphatase 2C 6 codes for the protein MEEMCLAVALPFRLGNLICHNQKSIVSHNMDVTRLKSMDDATSSTDSGNDDCKCADSEKEVSIITVPEESRLHMISENENEDDEILSLDGDQILDSSYSLSVVSDSSSLCADDFISFEVASDIDGQNLVDVKLIANKAGDLVEKPLVKVDEQITDGSSSKSSAEVVVQLPSAVSRSIFEVDYIPLWGFTSVCGRRPEMEDALATIPRFLRIPLPMLVGDRVPDGITRCLSHLTAHFFGVYDGHGGSQVANYCRDRMHAVLAEELETIMANINDENIRQNIQDQWKKAFTNCFLKVDDEVGGAGGNHEAVAPETVGSTSVVAIVCSSHILVANCGDSRAVLCRGKEPMALSVDHKPNREDEYARIEAAGGKVIQWNGHRVFGVLAMSRSIGDRYLKPWIIPDPEVMFIPRTKEDECLILASDGLWDVMTNEEVCDLARKRILLWHKKNGGTLPLERGQGIDPAAQAAAECLSTRALQKGSKDNITVIVVDLKAQRKFKTKT